The Brassica napus cultivar Da-Ae chromosome C7, Da-Ae, whole genome shotgun sequence genome has a segment encoding these proteins:
- the LOC106387334 gene encoding myb family transcription factor PHL4 isoform X1, whose translation METRPFRSMSSLALTSSVPNPSVNADISFSSEHNQSMASPYHLLSANGGAVGHNIYSNDLHNHPSVASHIGSSSDTPFISEILDWDHPDLFDFPLDIPIQTNQMDDILAELDEELITDDENPLMYALLNDLFLDTSSTSAASKVQEPTMQSQIQQPQVVLHQTSPIVRTVSSNSFTSNNTAAAKGRVRWTPELHETFVEAVNQLGGMENAKPKAVLKHMKVQGLTIYHVKSHLQKYRTARHVPEPSEAGWREKKLTPVEHVTSLDTKSGMYITEALRIQMEVQKQLHEQLEIQRKMQLQIEKQGKALVMMIEKQNMEFGKPEQEEEAEADSRRSKRPRKG comes from the exons ATGGAGACTCGTCCGTTTAGGTCAATGAGTAGCCTTGCACTCACTTCTTCAGTACCAAACCCTTCAGTCAACGCAGACATATCCTTCAGTTCAGAACACAATCAATCCATGGCAAGCCCCTATCATTTGCTCTCTGCTAATGGTGGAGCAGTTGGTCACAATATATATTCAAACGATCTCCATAACCACCCTTCCGTGGCTTCTCACATTGGAAGCAGCAGTGACACACCATTCATCTCTGAGATATTAGATTGGGATCATCCAGACCTTTTCGATTTTCCTTTGGATATTCCCATTCAAACCAATCAAATGGATGACATTTTGGCAGAATTGGATGAAGAATTGATTACTGATGATGAGAATCCATTAATGTATGCTCTCTTGAACGATCTTTTCCTCGACACAAGTTCCACCTCTGCTGCTTCCAAG GTCCAGGAACCAACTATGCAATCGCAGATTCAACAACCCCAAGTTGTTCTGCACCAGACTTCTCCGATCGTTAGGACTGTATCCTCAAACAGTTTCACCAGTAATAATACTGCGGCTGCTAAGGGACGTGTGCGTTGGACCCCAGAGCTTCATGAAACTTTTGTTGAGGCTGTTAACCAGCTTGGTGGCATGGAAA ACGCAAAACCCAAGGCGGTGCTGAAGCATATGAAAGTCCAAGGCCTGACTATATATCATGTCAAAAGTCACTTGCAG AAATATAGGACAGCTAGACATGTACCAGAACCATCAGAAG CAGGTTGGCGAGAGAAGAAGTTGACACCGGTTGAGCATGTTACATCTCTTGATACGAAAAG TGGGATGTATATAACTGAGGCGCTGAGAATTCAGATGGAAGTTCAGAAGCAACTGCATGAGCAGCTCGAG ATTCAAAGGAAGATGCAACTTCAGATAGAAAAACAGGGAAAGGCACTTGTCATGATGATTGAGAAGCAAAATATGGAGTTTGGCAAAcctgaacaagaagaagaggcaGAGGCAGATTCTCGGAGATCAAAGCGTCCAAGAAAAGGTTGA
- the LOC106387334 gene encoding myb family transcription factor PHL4 isoform X2, with protein METRPFRSMSSLALTSSVPNPSVNADISFSSEHNQSMASPYHLLSANGGAVGHNIYSNDLHNHPSVASHIGSSSDTPFISEILDWDHPDLFDFPLDIPIQTNQMDDILAELDEELITDDENPLMYALLNDLFLDTSSTSAASKVQEPTMQSQIQQPQVVLHQTSPIVRTVSSNSFTSNNTAAAKGRVRWTPELHETFVEAVNQLGGMENAKPKAVLKHMKVQGLTIYHVKSHLQKYRTARHVPEPSEGWREKKLTPVEHVTSLDTKSGMYITEALRIQMEVQKQLHEQLEIQRKMQLQIEKQGKALVMMIEKQNMEFGKPEQEEEAEADSRRSKRPRKG; from the exons ATGGAGACTCGTCCGTTTAGGTCAATGAGTAGCCTTGCACTCACTTCTTCAGTACCAAACCCTTCAGTCAACGCAGACATATCCTTCAGTTCAGAACACAATCAATCCATGGCAAGCCCCTATCATTTGCTCTCTGCTAATGGTGGAGCAGTTGGTCACAATATATATTCAAACGATCTCCATAACCACCCTTCCGTGGCTTCTCACATTGGAAGCAGCAGTGACACACCATTCATCTCTGAGATATTAGATTGGGATCATCCAGACCTTTTCGATTTTCCTTTGGATATTCCCATTCAAACCAATCAAATGGATGACATTTTGGCAGAATTGGATGAAGAATTGATTACTGATGATGAGAATCCATTAATGTATGCTCTCTTGAACGATCTTTTCCTCGACACAAGTTCCACCTCTGCTGCTTCCAAG GTCCAGGAACCAACTATGCAATCGCAGATTCAACAACCCCAAGTTGTTCTGCACCAGACTTCTCCGATCGTTAGGACTGTATCCTCAAACAGTTTCACCAGTAATAATACTGCGGCTGCTAAGGGACGTGTGCGTTGGACCCCAGAGCTTCATGAAACTTTTGTTGAGGCTGTTAACCAGCTTGGTGGCATGGAAA ACGCAAAACCCAAGGCGGTGCTGAAGCATATGAAAGTCCAAGGCCTGACTATATATCATGTCAAAAGTCACTTGCAG AAATATAGGACAGCTAGACATGTACCAGAACCATCAGAAG GTTGGCGAGAGAAGAAGTTGACACCGGTTGAGCATGTTACATCTCTTGATACGAAAAG TGGGATGTATATAACTGAGGCGCTGAGAATTCAGATGGAAGTTCAGAAGCAACTGCATGAGCAGCTCGAG ATTCAAAGGAAGATGCAACTTCAGATAGAAAAACAGGGAAAGGCACTTGTCATGATGATTGAGAAGCAAAATATGGAGTTTGGCAAAcctgaacaagaagaagaggcaGAGGCAGATTCTCGGAGATCAAAGCGTCCAAGAAAAGGTTGA
- the LOC106387336 gene encoding xyloglucan galactosyltransferase MUR3, with product MTPRVAMRRRSAEAAPTEPTEKGNEGKNQNNRIYLLVSLSLFFWALLFYFHFTEKQIQLQPQPSSSISLRVHKFPLDPPKEKEPLVTALLPPAPVIVEKQEFPFVRALKTADNKSDPCGGKYIYVHDLPAKFNEDMLRDCKKLSLWTNMCKFTTNAGLGPPLENVEGVFSDQGWYATNQFAVDVIFSNRMKQYKCLTNDSSLAAAIFVPFYAGFDVARYLWGYNISTRDAASLELVDWLMKRPEWEIMRGKDHFLVAGRITWDFRRLSEEEIDWGNKLLFLPAAKNMSMLVVESSPWNANDFGIPYPTYFHPAKDSEVFEWQERMRNLDRKWLFSFAGAPRPDNPKSIRGQIIDQCTNSKVGKLLECDFGESKCHAPSSIMQMFQASLFCLQPQGDSYTRRSAFDSMLAGCIPVFFHPGSAYTQYTWHLPKNYTTYSVFIPEDDIRKRNMSIEERLLQIPPEQVKIMRENVINLIPGLIYADPRSELETLKDAFDVSVEAIIDKVTRLRKNMIEGRTEYDNFVEENSWKYALLEEGQREAGGHVWDPFFSKPKPGEDSSGESNGGGTTISADAAKNSWKSEQRDKTQ from the coding sequence ATGACTCCGAGGGTTGCGATGAGGCGTCGGTCAGCAGAAGCGGCTCCTACCGAGCCAACGGAGAAGGGAAACGAGGGGAAGAATCAGAATAATCGAATCTATTTGTTGGTCTCTTTATCACTCTTTTTCTGGGCGCTCCTCTTCTACTTCCATTTTACTGAGAAACAGATCCAGCTGCAACCTCaaccatcatcatcaatctCTCTTCGAGTACATAAGTTCCCTCTCGATCCTCCCAAAGAGAAAGAGCCTTTAGTAACAGCACTACTCCCTCCTGCTCCAGTAATAGTGGAGAAACAGGAGTTTCCGTTTGTAAGAGCGTTGAAGACAGCAGACAACAAGAGTGATCCCTGTGGAGGCAAGTACATCTACGTTCACGATCTCCCCGCCAAGTTCAACGAGGATATGCTCAGAGACTGTAAGAAGCTTAGCCTCTGGACCAACATGTGCAAGTTCACCACCAACGCTGGCCTTGGCCCTCCTCTTGAGAATGTCGAAGGTGTCTTCTCCGATCAAGGCTGGTACGCCACTAATCAGTTCGCTGTTGACGTCATCTTCAGCAACCGGATGAAGCAGTACAAATGCTTGACGAACGATTCTTCCCTCGCTGCTGCCATTTTTGTTCCTTTTTACGCTGGTTTCGACGTTGCTAGGTACCTGTGGGGGTACAACATCTCGACCAGGGATGCTGCTTCTCTTGAGTTGGTTGATTGGCTCATGAAGCGGCCTGAGTGGGAGATCATGAGAGGTAAAGACCATTTCCTTGTGGCTGGTAGGATCACTTGGGACTTCAGGAGGTTGTCTGAAGAAGAAATTGATTGGGGGAACAAGCTTCTCTTCTTACCAGCTGCCAAGAACATGTCTATGCTTGTCGTCGAGTCTAGTCCATGGAACGCTAACGATTTCGGGATCCCTTACCCGACCTACTTCCATCCAGCGAAGGACTCTGAGGTGTTTGAGTGGCAAGAGAGGATGAGGAACCTCGACAGGAAGTGGCTTTTCTCTTTTGCAGGAGCTCCGCGACCCGACAACCCCAAGTCCATCAGAGGGCAGATCATCGATCAGTGCACAAACTCAAAGGTTGGGAAGCTGTTGGAATGCGATTTTGGGGAGAGCAAGTGTCATGCGCCGAGCAGCATTATGCAAATGTTTCAAGCCTCTCTCTTCTGTCTGCAGCCACAGGGAGACTCTTACACTCGAAGATCGGCTTTTGACTCGATGCTTGCCGGTTGCATACCTGTCTTCTTCCACCCGGGCTCGGCTTACACTCAGTACACCTGGCATCTACCCAAGAACTACACAACCTACTCGGTGTTCATCCCTGAGGATGATATTCGGAAGAGGAACATGAGCATAGAGGAACGACTCCTGCAGATTCCACCAGAGCAGGTCAAGATCATGAGAGAGAACGTGATAAACCTCATCCCAGGGCTGATCTACGCAGATCCGAGATCAGAGCTGGAGACGCTGAAGGATGCATTTGATGTCTCGGTGGAGGCCATAATAGACAAGGTGACTCGGTTAAGGAAGAACATGATCGAAGGTCGAACCGAGTATGACAACTTCGTGGAGGAGAACAGCTGGAAGTATGCGTTGCTGGAGGAAGGCCAACGGGAAGCTGGGGGACACGTGTGGGATCCGTTCTTCTCGAAACCAAAGCCTGGAGAAGATAGCAGTGGTGAAAGCAATGGAGGAGGCACGACCATTTCGGCTGATGCAGCTAAGAATTCATGGAAGAGTGAACAGAGAGATAAGACGCAGTAA
- the LOC106380706 gene encoding uncharacterized protein LOC106380706 has product MFARRFTSVFKRSSTSSSSDKAAKENGTLGSFGRKAVSFVLITVTGGVALSALDDLSIYRRCSSKAMEKVMRNKAMIEAIGEPIEKGPWYNASLAVSQQRHSVSCSFPVVGPQGTGILHLKAVRNGEDSLFGFLQQREWDILIMDALVHVPSNDGPQQTLRIDISDFAPPSAATDYKPSEPEKPGTS; this is encoded by the exons ATGTTTGCGAGGCGGTTCACTTCTGTGTTCAAACGATCTTCAACCTCAAG CTCCTCCGACAAAGCAGCGAAAGAAAATGGGACATTGGGGTCTTTTGGTCGGAAGGCAGTGTCCTTTGTCCTGATTACAGTCACCGGTGGTGTTGCTTTGAGTGCCCTCGACGACCTTTCTATCTATCGCCGATGTAGCAG CAAGGCCATGGAGAAGGTGATGAGGAACAAGGCTATGATCGAAGCCATAGGAGAGCCAATTGAGAAAGGGCCATGGTACAATGCCTCACTAGCTGTTTCTCAGCAAAGGCACTCAGTGTCTTGTTCCTTTCCTGTGGTTGGCCCACAGGGCACTGGAATCCTGCATCTCAAAGCTGTTCGCAATGGAG AAGATAGCTTGTTTGGGTTTCTACAGCAAAGGGAGTGGGACATTCTCATAATGGACGCACTTGTCCACGTCCCTTCAAACGATGGACCCCAACAAACCTTGAGAATCGACATCTCTGACTTTGCTCCTCCTTCGGCTGCTACAGACTACAAACCCTCCGAACCAGAAAAGCCAGGGACAAGCTAA